In Oreochromis aureus strain Israel breed Guangdong linkage group 22, ZZ_aureus, whole genome shotgun sequence, the genomic window TTTGCACTGTGAACGATTACTTGTGTACTTAGCAGCACCTCCGGCACATCTGTGGGAATGCTGTCATTTAGCCCAGGGTCTTGGAGACCCATCCATATTTAATGGTGTGCAGACAATCCTCTGACTATTTATGCATCGTTTTATCCACCTGCTAGGAAAACTCATCTTTTATTCACCGTTTTTCCACTTTATCTGTCATTAGCAAACTGAGGCCCATCTGGCTTCCTGCTTTGCATCCTTCCTTTCGTCTTTCTCCTTTTACTTACAATTTTCAATGAAAGTTGGGTTTTATTTAGAGGGATGGATGGAATAGGAAATGGCTCTAaagaaatgctttaaaaaaggaGTTAAAAGAGGTTCTACGTGCACTGATTTAATACCTGGTTCTTCATTTTTAAACTTACTATACAATGAACTTTGTGTTTAATATCCTCTctattgctgtgtgtgtgtatatgtgcgtgtgtgagtgcgagtgtgtgttttctatcCACTCGATTCACATTGTTTGATGATGGCCCTGACCCAAATACAGCAACTATTCATCCCTGCCCACCCTTTTCAtcggaaaacacacacagaaatacagcgtGGGTGTGCACGCACACATTCACTCTTCCATTCAAATGAGCACTTTATCCCAGTTAAAAGAGCCACTTCACTTGTCCCTCACCCCAGATTTCAGCACTCAAACACCCCATCACTGTGCGGGAGGTGAGAACTAATGAAAAACAggtaacaggaaaaaaaagaaaagtacatTTCTCCCCTTTCGTCTCAGCAGTCATAATGGAGATATGTATAAATGTGCCAGATGGTTATGGTTTGGTCTTTTCATTCAAGCCTTACAGAGCtttatctgaaaaaaaaaaaaaagctaggcTGCCAAATGAAGAACACATTATGTTTGTATCGCATTGTTGTGTGTCATTCTTTGacttgtgcgtgtgtgtgtttgtgtgtggtgcTGCCTTTTTGTTGCTTGGGCCTCTATAagagcacacatacacatgtaaatggagaggcTCTCTGTACAAGAGCTTTACATTTATCTGTTCCACTCTGAGATGGTGGCTGCTGTTGCACAACCAAATACTTATATTTGGATTTGGGTAAAGCGGGGAGGggcagtttcatctttgtgtttGATAAATGAGTCTGAGCTGCTCCTCTGGGTGCTACAGTATAAGTGGTGGTCGGGGTAGCAGCGGAACAATGAGCATGTGAGATGTAGAGATTAATGGTTGCTTCTGGGCCCATCAGTGGAGGAGAGGAGATGGCTGCTAAATTACCTCTTTTGCCCCTCACCTGTCCAGCAGTAGTCTggcatttttaaatgtaagatAGAAGGATCATCAGCATGAAGAGCTCTTAGTAAATTGTGGTCTTCCCTCGTGCGGCGAAAGGGTCCTTGTTGAAAAGTCTGGTCAAAAATGTTTAGACATTTAAGTGAGAACGAAGAAAGCTTTAGTCTGTCGGTAAATGTAATGCCTAGGAGCATTttatcctttgaagcacttTAAAACTGTCAGACAGCCATATGTGGAGTGCCTTTAGATTCTTTTGTGtggttgtgttttttgttaaggATAACTAGCcaaaattaacatttaaaaaaaaaaaaaaaagatacctGCGGTTTTCCTTTTTTAGCCATCCAAGCTGAGACTATTTCATAGCCTGAGATGCCAGCTGAAACATTAAACTGGTAGGATAAATAATAAGGCTCTTGTCTCAGCATGGGTTTCTTAGCTCTGAGTCCTAATTAGTTTTCTGGGCATTTGTTTGTCACCTTAAAGTAACTATACCTATTATTAGGTGTTTTTCAGGGCTGGTATTTGAAGTAATTTTGGCATATcacatcatatatatatatatatatatatatatatatatatatatatatatatatatatatatatatatatatatatatatatatatatatatatatatatatatatatatatgtgtaacattaaaaaaaaaaaaaatcctccaccCCTGTGTatagatctatctatctatctatctatctatctatctatctatctatctatctatctatctcacAAACATTCACACTTTTGAGCAATTTAGCATCACCAGTTAacttaaccccactaactgcatttTTCAGGACTGTGGTGGGAGGAAGAAAGgacccacacatacacagggGAGCATGCAAACTCGACACAGAAAGGCCAGgcagtggatttgaacccattACCTTcttgaggcaacagtgctaagaTATATAGCACACTGGTGTGGTGGTTAGAATGTATGTATAGATAGACAGTTCCATAATTTGTCTACTGTGGCGTCGAATCAGATTTTAAAGCAGGTCTTCTGTTGTTTAGGAGCCTGTTTTTCAAATCAGTGAATtatcacttttctcaaaatCCTCCACCCCTgtgtaattcaattcaattcaattcaattttatttatatagcgccaaatcacaacaaaagtcgcctcaaggcgctttatattgtacagtagatagcacaataataaatacagagaaaacccaacaatcatatgacccctatgagcaagcactttggcgacagtgggaaggaaaaactccctttaacaggaagaaacctccgcagaaccaggctcagagaggggcggccatctgctgcgaccggttggggtgaaagaagaaaaacaggataaagacatgctgtggaagagagacagagattaataacagatatgattcgatgcagagaggtctattaacacatagtgagtgagaaaggtgactggaaggaaaaactcaatgcatcatgggaatccccggcagcctcacgtctattgcagcataactaagggaggattcagggtcacctggtccagccctaactatatgctttagcaaaaggaaagttttaagcctaatcttgaaagtagagatagtgtctgtctcccgaatccaaactggaagctggttccacagaagaggggcctgaaaactgaaggctctccctcccattctacttttaaatactctaggaacaacaagtaagcctgcagagcgagagcgaagtgctctaatggggtgatatggtactacaaggtcattaagataagatggggcctgattatttaagaccttgtatgtgaggagcaggattttgagttCAACCATTTATCAcacattttttccttctttatttggAGTAACGCTTTTGCTTGGATGACAGCTCTGGGCTTTAATATGACTAATACACTATTTTTTTTACTAGAAAAACTGTGTATTAAATGACAATGTGGAAACAATGTGAAAGCTGTTTCTTGCAGCAGTCAGTTGAGGTTTTTCTCTCAGGAGTACAGACCAGAGGCAGAACTAAAAGAGAATgaatttttgacctgtattcaCCAGATGACCAAAAATGCATCTTCAGATGAGATAAAATTGAGTGCAGTGCTAGTTCTGTGTACCTCAGCCACCGTCAGCAGATTAGCTGATGGCTCAGCTGATGCAACTGGGATACTCTCATATAGGGCATgctattttcagctgttttagtCTGCCTATGGTAAGAAAACACTGCAAGCCGCTTTGCAACAAACCTCCACCTTTTATGTTGTGTCCAACTTAATAAACACATCTTTTGTCACTAATGCCCGCTTTCTTCCATCATTCCAGCTTTGCAAGTATGCACATGGAGGGGAGGTTCCATAACAGTTGTCTGTGTGGAAAACTGGACTTGTGCACTTTAAACAATGTAGGGCGAATAAGGAAGACTACAacaattgtttttcttctaattaGGATCATTTTTGAAAGTGTTTTAAGAACCAGCAGTTTCCAGGATTTAGAATGGTACAATTATATAGGTATTGCTGTGAAACTGAATCTACAGGGTGTGagtaaaaagtgtttgtgtctcACGCAAACTTTCTAAATGATACATTCAAaagctgtttttgtctttgacctTAATTGGTGTCACAAGCCCagtttttgtcacattttaatGCACTTAATCTTTGCTTTGTGTCAGCCCCGCTCCTGAGGCCCATCCACATCAACCTAATTGCGCATTACGAATCACTGGAAACAACAGTGTCTCTGTAAAGAAGACCCAAGGCTCTTTGAGTGTTGCACAGTACAGTAGAGCCACCCTGGTCCTGGGTGAAATAGCCCCATAGATCTTCATAAAGAGACCACAGCTTCCTCCATTGCAGCAGCTGAGATCCATCTGAGTCACGCAGGTTCGCTGctatgtgtgtatctgtgtgtgtgtgtgtgtgcttaaaaaaaaaaacatagcagAAACAAAGAGGCTGCTGAGATTGTGACATGCCCAGCAGCAATCAGCGTTTGATGTGGGAGTCTACTGTATCCATCACACTCACCTCAGCGTGTAGAAGAGATGGAAGACGCTGTGTAAGGAAGACAGAGGGGAGGGAAAAGGTCACATACAGCATCAGAGGAGGATAAGAAGAGTCCTCCGGAGAAGGagaatttcaattttattgtgtaaaattttattgcacaaacaacttataatagtaataatacaacaatataatgctaggattttttttcacatcttaTGCTGCAGTGGAAATGGATTAGAGCTATGATGAACCATTCATCATGCTTGCCCAGTAATAAAGTCAACACCAGGATCACCCAGTCCCCCACCAGCACGTCCTACATGTGTGGCAGTCTGTGGTTACTGTGTGTGCTTCTCTTATGGAAGGTCTTTGAAATCATTGGATAAAAACACTTTCTAACTGAAAGAAGACTGTTATTAGGGACACTTCTCATAGACCTCAACAGGGttaacaatatttatttatcatgtGGAAAGGTAAGTACAActcattcttttcttcttcttttattaagCTATTTTTAGACCAGTAAAGATCTCCTCCTTACTGATTACATCACTACAAAGCCATAAGGAAAACTagctttttcagtcatttattaacaaaaaaaggAGACACACACTAAGAGCAAGCAGAGAAAGTAAGTATACCCTTGGCATCAGTAGTTAGTGTAGTTAATGGAAGCAAAACATTGGCTTGCTGAAAGTCTTACGTCTCGTCCATTTCATGATAATTTAGTTAAAGAATGGTGGAGGGGTTTTCTTGCATGTAATTCACTTATAATACTGTGTCCCCTTTGGTGTGCACAAAGCATGTTTACTATGACTCTGTCATTGCCTTTCCATTCAATGGCAAACTGTAGCTTTGCTCTAATGTTGTGTTTGGACAGCAAAGGCTTTTTACCTGGTGCTGCTCTCATGTAGGTCAAACGCTTTCTGATTGTGAATGCATGCAGTTGCTGTGTCTGTGGAGAGGTCATCACAAGAGTTAGCCCAGCTGGTAAATTAGACTTTATCAAGTAACTGAAGTGAAATTCAAAGTACCAAGTATCAGTACTCTGTATCAAAAAAGAAGTGGGTACTGACACTTGATTGTTGATACGTGATTGTTCCCTGGGAGAACACCCTGGGCAGGTCACCAATCtatcacacagagacagacagccattcATGTTCAAATTCAAACcatcaccagttaacctgacCCCATGTTTGTCTTCGGGAGAGGACCTGGAGGAACCCATGCAGAGTCCACACAGAAAAGACCAGACTGGACtcgaacccaggaccttcttgcagCGAGTGGACTGGGCTAACCACTgcttcacaaaaacaaaacaattaaataataacatttaaaaaatattattggCTAGATCGATAGACGGATAATGatcattttaaaatacaaaaaaatatagaTGTATGCTAAAGTGTAAGCACAACAGCGATAGAAAGCAcacatattattattttttttgtattttttttatgggAAGTAAATACAGCCATGCATGTTTGACCATTTCGGATCAACAGCAGCTGTAGAGAAGCAAACAGCTTCCACACTATAGCCCTAGCCCATCTCCGAAAACCCACTGCAGCAGAAATATGTTGCATTTCCTTTGCAACAGCTCAGTAGGTGCATAACTAAAGAAGACATACTAAGAGGTTACcatatgattttatttattttcttactcagtaGGTGCTGTGAAGTTCACTGGGCTAAGTGGACCATGGGTTAAGAAGAGCATTATTCTGAGGCTGAGTATCGGGGGTTATTAGAAGTCATTGCCTTGAGGCCAAGAGAGAGACACTGAGAACCGGTTTAGAGTCCATCCTATTCTTAAGCTCCATGGCCTAAATAAAATCTTCACTCTGGTTTATTAGACTGTGAGTTAAtacctggaaacaaaaccaaatttgCCTATTGTAGAGCAAATCCACTTCTCTCAGACGGATGGACATCACTGTCACATCCATTAGGTTAGCCCTAATGACAGAAATGCATAAAAGAACatgttatatatattataataaatGACTAGCATGAAGGGGGGGGGTGCTATTTGTGTTTAACAAAATAAGGAGTTTGGCTTTTACAAATGATTTTGAAGGCTTATGGCTCCCTCTGCTGTTGACTGTTGATATATAATATCCAGACACTGTGCATGCTGCGCACACTCTTTCAGCAGTTTGGACACTTCAACAAGATGCAGCCATTTTAATGTTATCATAACACCTCTGCTCTTCCTGATATGAGAAAATAAACTCTTTGTAGTTTTAGCTTAGATTCGGTGTACGTGAAGGCCGGCATAATGGCAAAACTGTCGAGACCCTGTCCTGAATTCAGAGCTGTAGTGGCGTTTTGTCTGCTGttaaaatattttagaaatgtacacAACCAGATCACAAATTCATGGAACCATTTACTGAcgcaaaaaataatttaatatacAGTTTTTATAATAATGTATATGATGAAATATTCATAAAGACAACAGGTACTGAAACTGACATTTTCATTAGTTAATACAGGTAATGATAATTGCAAACCTTAAAACAGGAGCAAAAAGTTGCAAaatacacgtgtgtgtgtgtgtgtgtgtgtgtgtgtgtgtgtgtgtgtgtgtgtgtgtgtgtgtgtgtgtgtaatatgtATGACACTACAAATATGTGATATGATGATAGATTTGCCTGGGATTTATATCTTGTTAATGCTAGTCCCTCTATCAGGCACCTTTGGGAGCCACTAGTTGTTCAAAGTGCCACTGTTGTCTGGGGTGGTGGGTGCACTGGCGCAGGAAGAGACCTCCTGTGATGCGCTTGTTGTCGCCTTCCTCTTTTACAGCCTCCAGACATAACTGAGACAGTTGGTGAACGAGCTGGCCACTCAGCTgtggaaaagtggaaaacatatGCAGAGAGTCAGCTAAATGCCCCGGGTAGTCATAAAAAACTGTCTGTCACTCAATTCTTCATCTTGCCTTTATGAATTTCCACTGGAGTCTGCCGGGGGTCGGTCGGTGGCTGGTGCAAGGAGAGAGGACCGCCCTCTCTCCCTCAGTATCCAAACACAAAGTCCCCGTGGGACCCCATCGCACTTCACCCTCAGAGTTTAGATCACAGTGCTACAACAGCAAGAGATCAGCTTCACTGATGTCTCACTTATCTGTTGTTATCATCAAGTAATCTGTAATCATGGTTACCTGGCTACCTGTCCCAGTGCATGGCGCCACATCCATAGCCCCACTCTGCAGTCCCCGACCTTGGGGATAGTCTGCACATCTGCCAGTACCAACACTGTACAGCTGCAAGCAGATACAGACATGATGCCTCACAGTCCATCCATACACAACTTGTTCATATATTCGTGTGCATGTATGAGCATGTGAGAGCTTGTGATACCTCTCCTGACAGTGCAGTTCTGTCCTGGGGGATATAAAGCTGTGGGTAGACTGTAGTTAGGAACCAGTGAAAGTTCCTACAGCCCAGACTCCTCTTCAGCCGCAGACGCTCCGTGATGTTCGGGCTTTCGGActggacaaagaaagaaagtttcatttttctgtctgtggTGCACACTCACCAGACAATCTCTTGACCAGATGTGTtgactcacacacgcacacacacatacacacaaacacctgtCTGATGAAATGAGCAAGTGTGTCCCTTCTGTAGTAGATTTTCTTGTACGTGTCCATCCAGGTTTCAGCAATCCGGATCTTGTTCCTCTGAAGCAAGTCCTGATCTGGGAAGCGATACGGCAGGTGGTGGCGAATGAGGTGGCCCACGCGGGAGCAAGGTACCACCTCCATGGAGCCGCCGCATGACCACACCTATAAGAATGTTAAAGTATTTCAGTAATAAAGATTataattgttttctgtgtttctttttttttaattccctgTTTGTTAGTCATattgtttcatattttaatggtCATCCCAGGCAGACAAGTTGATTTATAACATTTTTGCTCTCACACTCGTACATTCATCAGTGGGCCAGGACATTCCCAGACCACTATCCAAGCTGAAATTTCCATTTGCAAAAGGCATCATCTCACAGCACAGCATTCCTAAAGCACTAACAGAAGGCAACCAAATCACTCAGGCGAAGTATCGCTAAAATACCTTACATggcttaaaataaaaagcaaacgcAGTCTGTCATCTCTCTGtctggtgtgtgtatgtgcactgGAGGATTTAGCAGGAAAGTTGACATCAAATGAGTTTTCCTTTACCCGGATTGACAGCTCAATTTGCTCTGCACCCCATAGCACCATCCCAGGGTCATAGGTTCCCACGCTCTGGAAGAAATGTCGGTCGATAGCCACAACTCCACCTCCTAACGCTGGGCTCCTGTCACAATCAGAACcagcatcatttttttttaaaaagaactgcACGGATGTGTTGGTATCTCTAGAGTAGAGTGACATAATGGACTTCAGGGTGTTAAAGTCTGGGTTTGCAACACAAGGACAAACAGATCCACATGTATGGTCctcagtttttatatttctgtattctaatttgtcatattttctaGATTTTTCAAATGCAAAGGTCAGTTATGCACTTACACATACCGTGTAAAATTATATCTGATCCATCTTTCTTAATATGGTTCATTTAGCATTGTTATCACGCAAATAAGAACTCATTAAATCTAACTTGCACCCCTTAACAGCTGTACACTTACTGCAGAGGTTGGACAGCCATCTCTGGTTCTTTGTCTTGCAACTCTGGAATTGATTCCCAAAAGAAGTCAAGTCTCCAGTCGAACACCCCCCTAATTGGCCACTGGGTGGCATTGTACCGAAAGGTCTGCCAGTCTATCACATCCATGATGGGGGACACCACTCTGGTCCTAAGAAGACACCACATTCTGGATCTCAGCAGctctttttatttgcatttattaAGTGTGGTGAGTGAGACTGCTTTGGATGTAAAGCATGCCACTACTAGTCAAGTTATAGCTAATAACTGCTTgactacatttacatttactaaTCTGTGCACATCTAGGTAAAATAGACACTGCGTTTTCCTTTCAGTATGCATGTGTTTGTAATTGCCAACGCCGGCTGTGTCACAGAAAGTTCAGAAACATGTACTGTCCTTTGTCGGGGAATGTTTTGGCTCCCCATGTGTGCTGTTTGAAATATCCATGCCAAATGACCATGTGTGGtgtgatgctttaaggaaatgAAAAGATCAAAAAGGGAATTGAGAAAAAAATGGGAGAGGGGTCAAACATGTGGCTGAGAGAGCCGAATGGTTGCAGATTCCAAGCCTGAGCCCTCAGCCTAATTACCTAGTCTAATTAGAGCCACGCTGCAGGCAGCCTGAGACATTAGACGAGAGCCAAATCATGGGAGCTCAGTGCtcgatacacacacatacacctcaTGCATCGCCCTGC contains:
- the LOC116332962 gene encoding polypeptide N-acetylgalactosaminyltransferase 15; translated protein: MLLPGASKDTTVRGPPTHGEMGKAVRLHLEGLERDMELRALQQYGFNEVVSERISLHRRLPEARHPKCLGVEHIESLPSASVVICFNDEAWSTLLRTVHSVLDTAPKQYLQEVLLVDDLSQQGHLKTGLSEYVSHLDGVRLIRSTKRLGVGGCRTLGAARAVGEVVVFMDSHCECQKGWLEPLLERIALDRTRVVSPIMDVIDWQTFRYNATQWPIRGVFDWRLDFFWESIPELQDKEPEMAVQPLQSPALGGGVVAIDRHFFQSVGTYDPGMVLWGAEQIELSIRVWSCGGSMEVVPCSRVGHLIRHHLPYRFPDQDLLQRNKIRIAETWMDTYKKIYYRRDTLAHFIRQSESPNITERLRLKRSLGCRNFHWFLTTVYPQLYIPQDRTALSGELYSVGTGRCADYPQGRGLQSGAMDVAPCTGTGSQHCDLNSEGEVRWGPTGTLCLDTEGERAVLSPCTSHRPTPGRLQWKFIKLSGQLVHQLSQLCLEAVKEEGDNKRITGGLFLRQCTHHPRQQWHFEQLVAPKGA